A window of the Phaseolus vulgaris cultivar G19833 chromosome 5, P. vulgaris v2.0, whole genome shotgun sequence genome harbors these coding sequences:
- the LOC137836044 gene encoding pre-mRNA-processing-splicing factor 8A gives MWNNGQIVPPGTSVPPIFPPPAAQPSYTVLPPPPPPPAPMETEADAEARLEEKARKWQQLNSKRYSDKRKFGFVETQKEDMPPEHVRKIIRDHGDMSSKKYRHDKRVYLGALKFIPHAVYKLLENMPMPWEQVRDVKVLYHISGAITFVNEIPWVVEPIYLAQWGTMWIMMRREKRDRRHFKRMRFPPFDDEEPPLDYADNLLDVDPLEPIQLELDEEEDSAVYTWFYDHKPLVKTKLINGPSYRKWHLSLPIMATLHRLAGQLLSDLIDRNYFYLFDMESFFTAKALNMCIPGGPKFEPLYRDMEKGDEDWNEFNDINKLIIRSPLRTEYRIAFPHLYNNRPRKVKLCVYHTPMIMYIKAEDPDLPAFYYDPLIHPITSANKDRREKRVYEEDDDDDWILPDGVEPLLKDTQLYTDTTAAGVSLLFAPRPFNMRSGRMRRSEDIPLVSEWYKEHCPPSYPVKVRVSYQKLLKCFVLNELHHRPPKAQKKKHLFRSLQATKFFQTTELDWVEAGLQVCRQGYNMLNLLIHRKNLNYLHLDYNFNLKPVKTLTTKERKKSRFGNAFHLCREILRLTKLVVDANVQFRLGNVDAFQLADGLQYTFSHVGQLTGMYRYKYRLMRQIRMCKDLKHLIYYRFNTGPVGKGPGCGFWAPMWRVWLFFLRGIVPLLERWLGNLLARQFEGRHSKGVAKTVTKQRVESHFDLELRAAVMHDVLDAMPEGIKQNKARTILQHLSEAWRCWKANIPWKVPGLPVPIENMILRYVKSKADWWTNVAHYNRERIRRGATVDKTVCRKNLGRLTRLWLKAEQERQHNYLKDGPYVTPEEAVAIYTTTVHWLESRKFSPIPFPPLSYKHDTKLLILALERLKESYSVAVRLNQLQREELGLIEQAYDNPHEALSRIKRHLLTQRAFKEVGIEFMDLYSYLIPVYEIEPLEKITDAYLDQYLWYEGDKRHLFPNWIKPADSEPPPLLVYKWCQGINNLQGIWDTSDGQCVVMLQTKFEKFFEKIDLTMLNRLLRLVLDHNIADYVTAKNNVVLSYKDMSHTNSYGLIRGLQFASFVVQYYGLVLDLLLLGLTRASEIAGPPQMPNEFITYWDTKVETRHPIRLYSRYIDRVHILFRFTHEEARDLIQRYLTEHPDPNNENMVGYNNKKCWPRDARMRLMKHDVNLGRSVFWDMKNRLPRSITTLEWENSFVSVYSKDNPNLLFSMCGFEVRILPKIRMTQEAFSNTRDGVWNLQNEQTKERTAVAFLRVDDEHMKVFENRVRQILMSSGSTTFTKIVNKWNTALIGLMTYFREATVHTQELLDLLVKCENKIQTRIKIGLNSKMPSRFPPVIFYTPKEIGGLGMLSMGHILIPQSDLRYSQQTDVGVTHFRSGMSHEEDQLIPNLYRYIQPWESEFIDSQRVWAEYALKRQEAQAQNRRLTLEDLEDSWDRGIPRINTLFQKDRHTLAYDKGWRVRTDFKQYQVLKQNPFWWTHQRHDGKLWNLNNYRTDVIQALGGVEGILEHTLFKGTYFPTWEGLFWEKASGFEESMKYKKLTNAQRSGLNQIPNRRFTLWWSPTINRANVYVGFQVQLDLTGIFMHGKIPTLKISLIQIFRAHLWQKIHESVVMDLCQVLDQELDALEIETVQKETIHPRKSYKMNSSCADILLFAAHRWPMSKPSLVAESKDVFDQKASNKYWIDVQLRWGDYDSHDIERYTRAKFMDYTTDNMSIYPSPTGVMIGIDLAYNLHSAFGNWFPGSKPLLQQAMNKIMKSNPALYVLRERIRKGLQLYSSEPTEPYLSSQNYGEIFSNQIIWFVDDTNVYRVTIHKTFEGNLTTKPINGAIFIFNPRTGQLFLKVIHTSVWAGQKRLGQLAKWKTAEEVAALVRSLPVEEQPKQIIVTRKGMLDPLEVHLLDFPNIVIKGSELQLPFQACLKIEKFGDLILKATEPQMVLFNIYDDWLKSISSYTAFSRLILILRALHVNNEKAKMLLKPDKTIVTEPHHIWPSLSDDQWMKVEVALRDLILSDYAKKNNVNTSALTQSEIRDIILGAEITPPSQQRQQIAEIEKQAHEANQVTAVTTKTTNVHGEELIVTTTSPYEQAAFGSKTDWRVRAISATNLYLRVNHIYVNSEDIKETGYTYIMPKNILKKFICIADLRTQISGYMYGISPPDNPQVKEIRCIVMPPQWGTHQQVHLPSALPEHDFLNDLEPLGWMHTQPNELPQLSPQDLTSHAKILENNKQWDGEKCIILTCSFTPGSCSLTAYKLTPSGYEWGRVNKDTGSNPHGYLPTHYEKVQMLLSDRFLGFYMVPDNGPWNYNFMGVRHASGMKYGVKLGTPREYYHEDHRPTHFLEFSNMEEGETVAEGDREDTFS, from the exons atgTGGAACAACGGCCAGATTGTGCCGCCTGGAACTTCCGTTCCCCCGATTTTTCCACCTCCGGCCGCGCAACCGTCGTACACGGTGCTTCCACCGCCGCCTCCGCCTCCCGCACCTATGGAGACCGAGGCCGATGCGGAGGCGCGGCTCGAGGAGAAGGCTAGGAAATGGCAGCAGCTCAATTCGAAGCGCTACAGTGACAAGAGGAAATTCGGATTTGTCGAGACGCAGAAAGAGGACATGCCTCCTGAACATGTCAGGAAAATCATCAG GGATCATGGTGACATGTCCTCAAAGAAATATCGTCATGACAAACGTGTTTATCTTGGAGCACTTAAATTCATACCACATGCAGTTTACAAGCTCTTGGAAAATATGCCTATGCCATGGGAGCAG GTTCGAGATGTGAAGGTCTTGTATCATATTTCTGGGGCTATCACATTTGTCAATGAAATACCATGGGTTGTTGAGCCTATTTATCTTGCTCAG TGGGGTACCATGTGGATCATGATGAGAAGGGAGAAGAGGGATCGTCGCCATTTTAAGAGGATGCGGTTTCCACCATTTGATGATGAGGAACCTCCACTAGACTATGCCGATAATCTTTTAGATGTTGATCCTCTAGAGCCTATTCAACTGGAGCTAGATGAAGAGGAAGATTCTGCTGTGTATACTTGGTTTTATGACCATAAACCTCTTGTGAAAACAAAGCTTATAAATGGTCCTAGTTACCGGAAATGGCATCTATCCCTCCCTATAATGGCAACTCTACATCGATTAGCTGGCCAACTTCTGTCTGATTTAATTGACCGCAATTATTTCTACTTGTTTGACATGGAGTCATTTTTTACAGCAAAGGCTTTGAACATGTGTATTCCTG GTGGACCTAAATTTGAGCCTCTTTACCGTGATATGGAGAAGGGAGATGAGGACTGGAATGAGTTTAATGACATCAATAAACTCATTATAAGGTCACCACTTCGGACAGAGTATAGAATTGCTTTTCCTCACCTTTATAACAATAGGCCTCGCAAAGTAAAGCTTTGTGTGTACCATACTCCCATGATAATGTACATAAAAGCTGAAGATCCTGATCTACCCGCATTTTATTATGACCCCTTGATACACCCAATAACCAGCGCTAACAAGGACCGACGTGAGAAGAGAGTTTATgaagaggatgatgatgatgattggaTATTACCAGATGGTGTGGAGCCTTTGCTTAAAGATACACAACTTTATACAGACACTACAGCTGCTGGAGTCTCCTTGCTATTTGCTCCTCGTCCTTTTAATATGAGATCTGGTCGGATGAGGCGGTCAGAGGATATTCCTCTCGTGTCAGAGTGGTATAAGGAGCATTG TCCTCCATCATATCCAGTCAAAGTTCGGGTTAGTTACCAAAAGTTGTTGAAATGTTTTGTGTTGAACGAGCTGCATCATAGACCTCCCAAGGCTCAAAAAAAGAAGCACTTATTCCGTTCTCTCCAAGCAACAAAGTTTTTCCAAACCACAGAACTTGATTGGGTAGAGGCAGGTCTTCAAGTTTGTAGGCAGGGGTATAACATGCTGAATCTGTTAATACACAGGAAAAATTTGAACTACCTTCACCttgattataattttaatcTAAAGCCTGTGAAAACCTTGACTACAAAAGAGCGGAAGAAATCACGATTTGGCAATGCTTTCCATCTATGTCGTGAGATTCTCCGTCTGACTAAGCTTGTGGTTGATGCTAATGTTCAGTTCCGATTGGGAAATGTGGATGCTTTCCAGCTGGCTGATGGTCTGCAGTATACTTTTTCACATGTTGGACAATTGACCGGTATGTATCGGTATAAGTACAGGCTTATGAGGCAAATAAGAATGTGCAAGGATTTGAAGCACTTGATTTACTATCGTTTTAATACGGGGCCTGTTGGGAAGGGACCTGGATGTGGGTTTTGGGCACCGATGTGGAGGGTTTGGTTATTTTTTCTTCGTGGTATTGTGCCTCTTCTTGAACGATGGCTGGGCAATCTACTTGCACGCCAGTTTGAGGGGCGTCACTCAAAAGGCGTGGCAAAGACTGTCACTAAACAGCGTGTTGAGAGCCACTTTGACTTAGAGCTTCGTGCAGCAGTTATGCATGATGTTCTTGATGCCATGCCAg AGGGTATAAAGCAAAACAAGGCAAGAACTATTTTGCAGCATTTGAGTGAGGCTTGGCGATGCTGGAAAGCAAATATTCCCTGGAAG GTTCCTGGTCTTCCTGTTCCAATTGAGAACATGATTCTTCGATATGTGAAATCAAAAGCAGACTGGTGGACAAATGTTGCACATTATAATCGAGAGCGTATAAGAAGAGGTGCGACTGTGGATAAGACTGTCTGTCGGAAAAATCTTGGAAGATTGACACGCCTCTGGTTGAAGGCAGAACAG GAACGTCAACACAATTATTTGAAAGATGGTCCCTATGTTACTCCTGAAGAAGCTGTTGCAATCTATACAACAACTGTCCATTGGTTGGAATCTAGGAAGTTCTCCCCTATTCCATTTCCACCTTTATCATACAAGCATGACACCAAGCTGCTTATCCTTGCACTTGAGAGGTTGAAAGAATCTTATAGTGTTGCGGTGAGGTTAAATCAACTGCAAAGAGAAGAGCTGGGGCTGATTGAACAAGCTTATGACAATCCCCACGAGGCATTATCAAGAATTAAACGGCACCTGCTCACACAGCGTGCCTTCAAAGAA GTTGGCATAGAGTTTATGGATTTATATAGCTACTTGATTCCAGTCTATGAGATAGAGCCTCTTGAGAAAATTACAGATGCATATCTTGATCAATACCTGTGGTATGAAGGTGACAAACGTCATCTCTTTCCCAACTGGATCAAGCCAGCAGATTCAGAGCCACCTCCCCTTTTGGTTTACAAATGGTGTCAAGGTATAAACAATTTGCAAGGTATATGGGACACCAGTGATGGTCAGTGTGTTGTGATGCTGCAAACTAAGTTTGAAAAATTCTTTGAGAAGATTGATTTAACAATGCTGAACAG GCTTCTGCGGCTGGTTTTAGACCATAATATTGCTGATTATGTCACTGCAAAGAACAATGTTGTGTTGTCATACAAGGATATGAGCCACACAAATTCATATGGTCTTATCCGTGGTCTTCAGTTTGCTTCCTTTGTAGTTCAGTATTATGGATTGGTATTAGATCTTTTGCTTCTTGGTCTGACTCGAGCCAGTGAGATTGCTGGCCCACCACAGATGCCAAACGAATTCATTACTTATTGGGATACAAAAGTTGAGACTAGGCATCCGATCAGGCTTTATTCTAGGTATATAGACCGGGTTCATATATTATTTCGCTTCACCCATGAGGAGGCTCGGGACCTCATTCAGCGGTATCTGACTGAGCACCCTGATCCTAACAATGAGAACATGGTGGGCTACAATAATAAAAAGTGCTGGCCAAGAGATGCTAGAATGAGGCTCATGAAACATGATG TCAATCTTGGGAGGAGTGTCTTTTGGGATATGAAGAATCGTCTTCCTCGAAGCATCACAACATTGGAGTGGGAGAACAGCTTTGTTTCTGTTTACAGCAAGGATAATCCAAACTTGCTATTCAGCAT GTGTGGGTTTGAAGTAAGGATACTTCCTAAAATTAGAATGACCCAAGAAGCATTCAGTAACACAAGAGACGGTGTCTGGAATCTCCAGAATGAACAGACAAAAGAAAGGACAGCTGTTGCTTTCTTACGAGTTGATGATGAACACATGAAAGTTTTTGAGAATCGTGTGAGACAGATTCTTATGTCTTCTGGTTCCACTACATTCACGAAAATTGTCAATAAGTGGAATACAGCTTTAATTG gGCTTATGACCTATTTCCGAGAGGCAACTGTGCATACCCAAGAGCTGTTAGATTTGCTAgttaaatgtgaaaataaaattcagaCTCGTATTAAGATTGGGCTCAACTCAAAGATGCCTAGCAG GTTCCCACCTGTCATTTTCTACACTCCTAAAGAAATAGGAGGGCTTGGAATGTTGTCCATGGGTCACATTTTGATTCCACAAAGTGATCTTCGATACAGTCAGCAGACAGATGTTGGAGTAACCCACTTCAGGAGTGGAATGAGTCACGAGGAGGACCAACTGATTCCCAACCTTTATCGTTATATACAG CCTTGGGAGAGCGAGTTCATTGATTCACAGCGTGTCTGGGCTGAATATGCGTTGAAAAGACAGGAAGCACAGGCACAAAACAGACGGTTGACCCTCGAAGATCTGGAA GATTCATGGGATAGAGGTATACCACGTATTAACACTCTGTTTCAAAAGGATAGACACACTTTGGCTTATGATAAAGGATGGAGGGTACGAACTGATTTCAAGCAGTACCAAGTTCTGAAACAAAACCCCTTCTGGTGGACACATCAGAGGCACGATGGGAAGTTGTGGAATTTGAACAATTACCGAACTGATGTTATTCAAGCTCTTGGAGGAGTTGAAGGAATTCTCGAACATACTTTATTCAAAGGAACATA CTTTCCAACTTGGGAAGGTCTTTTTTGGGAAAAGGCATCTGGTTTTGAAGAATCCATGAAGTATAAGAAGCTCACCAATGCTCAGAGATCTGGTCTCAACCAAATACCCAACCGAAGATTTACGCTGTGGTGGTCGCCAACCATTAACCGAGCCAATGTTTATGTGGGTTTCCAAGTGCAGCTAGATCTGACTGGTATTTTCATGCATGGAAAAATACCAACTTTGAAGATATCCCTTATTCAGATATTCCGAGCTCATTTGTGGCAGAAAATCCATGAGAGTGTTGTTATGGATCTCTGTCAGGTTTTGGATCAAGAGTTGGATGCTTTGGAAATTGAAACCGTTCAGAAGGAAACCATCCATCCAAGGAAAAGTTACAAAATGAACAGTTCTTGTGCTGATATTCTTCTCTTTGCCGCTCATAGATGGCCAATGTCGAAGCCCAGTCTTGTAGCTGAATCTAAGGATGTTTTTGATCAGAAGGCAAGCAATAAGTACTGGATTGATGTTCAACTACGATGGGGTGATTACGACTCTCACGATATTGAACGTTACACTAGGGCTAAGTTTATGGATTATACAACAGATAACATGTCCATATATCCATCTCCTACTG GTGTAATGATTGGCATTGATTTGGCATATAATTTGCATTCTGCATTTGGTAACTGGTTCCCTGGGTCAAAACCACTACTTCAACAGGCCATGAATAAGATCATGAAG TCCAATCCTGCACTATATGTGTTGAGGGAACGGATAAGGAAAGGTTTGCAATTGTACTCTTCTGAGCCCACTGAACCATATTTGTCTTCTCAAAACTATGGAGAGATATTCAGCAACCAAATCATATGGTTTGTTGATGACACAAATGTGTATCGTGTTACTATTCACAAGACTTTTGAAGGAAATCTTACTACGAAGCCCATCAATGGtgctatatttattttcaatccGAGGACTGGACAGTTGTTTCTCAAG GTTATTCATACCAGTGTGTGGGCTGGTCAGAAGCGTCTTGGGCAGTTGGCAAAGTGGAAAACAGCAGAGGAAGTTGCTGCTCTTGTAAGGTCTTTGCCTGTGGAAGAACAGCCAAAGCAAATCATTGTCACTCGAAAAGGAATGTTGGATCCATTGGAGGTTCACTTGTTGGATTTCCCCAACATTGTTATTAAAGGAAGTGAACTGCAACTTCCTTTCCAGGCAtgtttgaaaattgaaaaatttggGGATCTTATTTTGAAGGCCACAGAACCACAAATGGTGTTGTTCAACATCTATGATGACTGGTTGAAGAGTATATCTTCATACACTGCATTCTCTAGGCTAATTCTGATTCTGCGTGCACTTCACGTGAATAATGAAAAGGCAAAAATGTTACTGAAGCCTGATAAAACCATCGTCACCGAACCTCATCACATCTGGCCTTCTCTAAGTGATGACCAGTGGATGAAG GTGGAGGTTGCGTTAAGAGATCTTATACTTTCAGATTATGCCAAGAAAAATAACGTCAATACTTCAGCCTTGACTCAATCTGAGATCCGTGATATTATACTTGGAGCTGAGATTACTCCACCTTCTCAACAGCGGCAACAGATTGCAGAGATTGAGAAACAg GCACATGAAGCAAATCAGGTGACAGCTGTAACAACAAAAACTACAAATGTTCATGGTGAAGAACTCATAGTTACCACCACTAGTCCTTATGAGCAAGCCGCTTTTGGTTCTAAGACTGACTGGCGTGTCAGGGCAATATCTGCCACAAATTTATATCTTCGTGTGAACCATATATATGTGAACTCTGAGGATATAAAG GAAACTGGATACACCTATATTATGCcaaagaatattttgaaaaagtttatATGCATAGCAGATCTTCGAACGCAAATTTCTGGTTACATGTATGGCATAAGTCCTCCAGACAATCCTCAGGTTAAAGAAATTCGCTGTATTGTGATGCCACCACAATGGGGGACTCACCAACAAGTTCATCTGCCATCGGCTCTTCCAGAGCATGATTTCTTAAATGATTTAGAGCCTTTGGGATGGATGCATACGCAACCAAATGAACTTCCTCAGTTGTCGCCTCAG GATCTCACTTCACATGCCAAGATCCTAGAGAACAATAAGCAATGGGATGGGGAGAAATGTATTATATTGACTTGCAGCTTTACTCCTGGTTCTTGTTCTTTAACTGCATATAAGCTCACTCCATCTGGTTATGAATGGGGTCGTGTCAATAAGGATACGGGAAGCAATCCACATGGTTACCTTCCCACTCATTATGAAAAGGTGCAGATGCTTCTCAGTGATCGCTTCCTTGGTTTCTATATG GTTCCTGATAATGGACCATGGAATTATAACTTCATGGGAGTGAGACACGCGTCGGGGATGAAATATGGAGTGAAGCTTGGGACTCCAAGGGAATATTACCACGAGGATCATAGACCAACTCATTTCTTAGAGTTCAGCAATATGGAGGAAGGGGAGACAGTTGCCGAGGGAGATCGCGAGGACACATTCTCttga